ccagtgttatgttggatagtcatagccagctagctaacatagcatctctttgtttgagcagggtgtttcagtggGCTAAACTAGCTAGTTGCATTTGCTAgataagtaagtgaaagtgaaaagaaggataacatctctttccatctctctcttgcttctccttcatttcgCAAGAAATGTATTTgctcaaaactgttaaactattgtctttctctctctttgagtcaactactcaccacattttatgcaatgcagtgctagctagctgtagcttacgcTTCCAGTTCCAGAATCAATCTCTGATCCTTTCATTGGGCAGACAACATGTCAGtttatgctgcaagagctctgataggttggaggacgtcctatGGAAGTTTTCATAATTACTGTTTAAGTCTATGGAagagggtgagaaccatgagcctcgtAGGTTTtgaattgaagtcaatgtacccagaggaggacggaaactagctgtcctacGACTACACCAtgttgctaccctacagagtgcttttGAGGCTACGGTAGACCTTCATTCCAAAATagtatgttttaatcaattatttagtGATGTGATTATATTTAGAATAGTGTTATCaaaaaagtataactttttaaatgatttaacatttttatattcatgaaatttacagaggaggatggtcctccccttcctcctttggGGAGCCTCCACTGGTAGCTCTGAATCTGAGTAACAAGGAAAAGAGGTCTAGAAGACAGAGAAGCAACATGGAAGAGAAGGTGTACTCtgggatcagacagcagaacaATAAAACAGATTTCCATTCAAATGAATGAGCTCTTCATTAACTGTATTAGCTTTGTTATTGTAACTGCAGCTACTAATAATTGCTTCTCTGCCATTTGATATTGACTTGCTTGTGATAAGATTAATCAACTGTTCAAcaataatcaagacaaaggaagttttatgtatttatttgggCCGTCTGTAAGTTGTAGTGTTGAAACGTGTTTTCTGTTCTCATGCCACTaactccccatcacacacacagcaagTTATTTCCAGGTACATTGTGGTCTGTGATGAACACAAAATGAGGATGTATCTACGCTTTGTTAGGGCCTGCTGGCCTATTGCAAGCAATATCCTTATCTCGCTCTTTCTCTGCTCTatactctccctctcccactatctctctttctctttttctctttctgtgGTTTTCAGACGGATGGCTCAGAACTCTCATTTCTCTCATACTGTAGGCTCTACTACTTACTCTTCAAGCTGACCATTTTAGCAACTGTAAACCAACTATTTTAAGGAGGCAGCTTAGCAATACCAAGTCAACTGAAATGTGTGAAAAAACACAATGAGCTACGTATTAGGTAATTTGACGTAGAGATCAGTACAGTATTCTCAATCAGTGCCACATGGACCTACTCAATAACAATATCATAGGAGGGCATTCTATATATCTTTTCATTTGAGTGTAAATCTTGAATGAGAGATCACTAGAATAAAACTACTGTATTGTATAAGCTGTGTTTGTCATATTTTCTTCATAGATGTCTTTAGTGAGGTAAAGTGACTGATAGAAGCACTAGTGGATGACAGTGTCATAGCATGCATGTTCAAAACAGGTCACACATTTGAGTCTCTTAGACAACAGCAGCTGCAGTGATACAGATTGAGGGAAATCGTGCTTCAAAAATGTGTGCTCAATTTGTACAAACCTAAACTATGAGATTCTACCTGTAGGACAATTCTGAGAGTCTGAACTGTAAAAGCTACACGTAAAGACCACAGTCATGCCTGAATGAGGCATCAACAAATATTATGCGGTCCAGTTCGACCAATCACCTGTAACTCCATTGTTGAAGCATGGTCTACATGGGTGGACTCTTTCCACTCAAGACCCAAGTTGTGAAGAGCTGACAACTTTAAAGATGATCGCACTGTGTCTGATATTTCCACTTCTCGTAGAGATGGGTGAGTCCATCTTATACATTTTACATTTCTTGATTTGGAGACACAAAGTATCCCATTATTGTTCTACGGACACTACGACCATCCAAAGTTGTATTTAAGGTATGTAACAGCTAATATATTTTTATGTTCTCTAATTCATGGAGTAGCTGGGACTGAATCCTCATCCATCAGTCAGGAGATTGGTCTCATGTCAGCCAACGTTGGAGATACAGTGGTTTTGGTCTGCTTCAACAAAGGCGAGGTGGGAGTAATGTTCTCCTGGTACAAGCACACTTTTGAAAATATTCCTCGGCTCATCTCGACCATCTATAAGTATGACAGAAATGCTACATTTTACCAGGAGTTCAAGAATAACCCTCGCTTCTCATTGGAAGGTGGCCAAGGGAAAAATAATCTAATGATCGCAGACGTGGAACTCTCTGATTTAGGCACATACTACTGTGGAAGTTCTTATGGAAACAATTTAGAATTTGGAAAAGGAGTCATTCTCATCATAAAAGGTAAAGAGaaagtcattattattattatttactttttGTAAATCCGAATATACAGATATGCACTGTAAATACAAGGTATTCTCAGATGAGATCTTTATTGAATAAATGTTGAGTTACAACACTTGCCACAGGGATATTCTAGAGagatgaaatgttttttttggccTTCTTGTCAGGATCAGATTCCAGAAATATGACTATACTTCAGCAGCCTGTGTCTGAGTCACTCCAGCCAGGAGACTCTGTGACTCTGAACTGTACAATACACACTGAGACCTGTGCAGGTGAACACAGTGTCTATTGGTTCAGACATGGCTCAGGAGAATCCCATCCAGGAATAATTTACACCCATGGAGACAGGAGTGATCAGTGTGAGAAGAGCCCTGAGGCTGGGTCTCCTACACAGAGCTGTGTCTACAACCTCCCCAAGAGGAACCTCAGCCTCTCTGATGCTGGGACTTACTACTGCGCTGTGGCCTCATGTGGGGAGATACTGTTTGGGAACGGGACCAAGCTGGATGTTGAAGGTAGACTACATTTCCTAATGTATTAAGCTATTATTAAAAATACAAACATTACGGTTAATTATTGATTTGCGGTATCGACTACTTACCGTAGCAATATAGTGGAGGGATACAggatacactgagtataccaaacattaggaacatcttcctaatgtTGATATTTACATGTCACCCCCACTCCCCtccaccttttgccctcagaacagcatcaattAGTCAGTgcatggactatacaaggtgttgaatgcgttccacagggaagctggcccatcttgactccaatgcctcccaGAGTTGTCTCAAGTTtgcttgatgtcctttgggtgttggaccattgttgatacacacagcaaactgttgagcatgaaaaaccctgcagcgttgcagttcttcacacaaaccggtgcacctggcacctactaccatatcccattcggcacttaaatattttgccttgcccaCTCACACTCTGAatcacacaatccatgtctccattgtttcaaggcttaagaatccttctttaacctgtctgctccccttcatctacactgattgaagtggatttaacaaattacatcaatacgagatcatagctttcacctggtcagtcttgtAACGTCTGCGACCAACTCACACTCCCAAACACTTAGATCCCGGaacgcagcccactttccagctcactctccagatcccaatcaccggAATTCTagtcacctgttcacacacctgcatGTCATCAtcccacactatttagttcagttccttgcaacccatcactgtgaggtattgtttgttttgagacAAACTTCTTTTGGAGTGCTGGTTTTTTCTCGTCCTGCGCTCCTCCCATGTTTGATAGTTTTTGCCTGACTGACTCACAacgcctattccctgcctgtactgttgccattTTGTACCAACCGTGTATGatcttctgcctgcccctggacccagctacctgcctcctcccatGGTTCCTTCCAATAAACACCTGCTACGCTctgtgcttgaaaccagctctctctcCTACCATGTGCATTACAAGTCTATGGCATTTAAAGAGCAATTTTATTATTTCAGATTGTGGCGTTGATCCACAGATGGAAATCCTGGTCCTTCTCTCCATCATAAGATCTGGAAttctcctctgctgtctgatcATCATAATCATTGTCTATATCACCAGGAAATAGATAAAGATAAGACCAGTGTCAATAGACTAGAGATGGGTTTTGGAATAAAGTTGGAGATATTGTATCATTGCTATGCATTGCAAATGATGAATAACTGAGATTGCTTTGTTGCTCGTATTGCATTTGAAAAATATTTGCCAGTGACTTTTAATTAAATTGAGCGTCATCAACCTTGTTTATGCTGTATGTGTTAATTGATAGAAACGCTCTCCTGAAAACCATGTATACAGAATATGCCTTTTTGcatgaataaatatatatttaaacaacTGATACGGACTAAAATATAATTCTTCCTTCTTGTgttctgtacatacagtatgtctgtatgAATGTTTGTCCAGAGGGTTTCTGCAGACACAACCTACTCTTACCATGCTAAACCCACCCACTCATCATGCACTCAGTGAGCTGTTCACAGGTACCTGAACACTTTGGCCTAATGTGAGCTCAAAATGACACCGTCTCTATGCTTTGGACAGGCCTGGTTGACCTTTCCTTCACTACATAGTTTCAGCAGGATGTCTATGTGGTCTCAGTGTGTTTTCTCTCATGTTTACATTGTTGATCACGACCATGACAATTAGAAATACAGTCCACTGACATACTTCATGCTATATAGCCTCTATCTATCAcatgggccagtttcccagacacagatcatGACTAGTCCTGGACCTAGAAGCATGTCCATGTTCAGTCCTTAACTACGATAATTGATTTAAAGTAGCAGTTGTATACATGTGTACTAGGCTACAGATAAGAGCCCTACCCACCCAGGTACACCCCTGACCCCTATTAAACTGTCAGGTGTTACACTTCAGATAGAGCATGATTCTGTGAATGGTAGTTAATGAGACTGACATATAAATAGACTTGTTTAATCCTGTCAGTGATTCCCACATATACACTCATGATGCTCCatccctgttcaccctgctacatTTCAAGACCTGTTGTAAACCAAACATACCTCCTATAGGTCATCAGGAGAACTGTAACTGTGGTATGGGGTGGGGCCAACTCTATCACAACTAAGTTTGATACTAAGAGCATATAAAGGGATGTGCTGTATATGTAATGTATGCTTAAATGTTCTGCATGCTTACCAGACAACAGTTTTACTTTAAACCCATTTACTGATGGACATGTATATTATTCTGTCCACGGTGAAACCTCAGGATTGGACAGCTTTGTCCAGACAGTACTTGCAATCaacacaatgttttttttaaatgacatcatCAAAACACAAAAAATGTCCTTCACCCACCCTGCACAAAATATCCTATAAAATAAGCATTGGTCCACTTTAAACATTGATTAAATTAGTAATTTTCAGTTAGACCATGGTGAGCTGAATAATTCATTTACAATAATGACGCATGTGTCCAGTCAGACCAATCACCAATAATTGTAGAAGTGTTGTCTACATAGTAGACTTTTTCCACTTAAGACACAGTTAGTAAAGAGGATGACAACATCAAAGATGGTCATGGCACTGTGTATCATACTTCCACTTTTCAGAGTGATGGGTATTTCACACTTATATATTTCTCTGCTTATAGGATGTACACCTTTATTGATACAATTCATACATGTATATTGAGGTATATAATGAAGTTCTGTACTTTTGTGTATTCTAGCTGTGGCACAATCCTTAGCCATCCGTCTCATGTCAGCCAATGTTGGAGACACAGTGACTTTGCACTGCTTTCATGAAGGCAATTTGACAATGCACTTCTTGTGGTACAACCAACCCTTTGGAAATAATCCTCAGCTCATGTCAACCTTTTATGAGTATGAAAAGAATGCTATATTTTACCATGACTTTAAGGGTAACGCTCGTATCTCAGTGGAAGCGGCAATGGAATAAACCACCTAAAGATCTCAGACGTTGTAAGGGGTgtgtgttggtggcagggaagtcaggtgcgGGAGGATGAGCTTGGTATAAACAGAGTCGTTTAATAAATGCTGACAAAACTCCAAAACAaccaaaatgtacaaaataacaaagtgagtaCAAAACCCGTCAGACaccaacactaaatagcacatcacATACAATCAAAgcaatctccgacaaggacatgaggggaaacagagggttaaatacacaacatgtaattgatgggattagAACCACGTGTGAAGGAAGACAATACAATATGGTGGAATTTGGAGGATACATTCTTATTGTAAAAGGTACAAAATTCACATTTAGAGAGAAAATAACTAGTTACTTATGGACTGCAACTGAGGGAACATCTTGAGCACATTCTCCACTTTACCGTCTGGATACAATGATACTAAATACAAAATTATGTATTCGCATAATCAAATATTACTTTATGTGTTCGACATATGTTTAATTAAGATCCAAACATATATTTACTTACATACAAACCTTCTTATCAGGTTCAGGATGCAGAAACACCACCGTTGTACAGCAGCCTGTGTCTGAGTCAGTCCAGCCTGGAGACTATGTGACTCTGAACTGTACAATACACACTGAGACCTGTGCAGGACAACAGTGTTCTCTTGAGGTCCCCAAGAGGAACCTTAGCCTCTCTGATGCTGGGATTTAATGCTGTGCTGTGGCCTCAAGTGGGGAGATACCATTCGGGAACGGGACTAGGCTGGAGATCAAGAGTAGGTGATTCATCTTACAAGTTAGTTCATATCTATTGTATAATATACTATGTTAAACTGTACACAGTACTAGTTATTTA
This DNA window, taken from Oncorhynchus tshawytscha isolate Ot180627B linkage group LG10, Otsh_v2.0, whole genome shotgun sequence, encodes the following:
- the LOC112259925 gene encoding uncharacterized protein LOC112259925; the protein is MIALCLIFPLLVEMAGTESSSISQEIGLMSANVGDTVVLVCFNKGEVGVMFSWYKHTFENIPRLISTIYKYDRNATFYQEFKNNPRFSLEGGQGKNNLMIADVELSDLGTYYCGSSYGNNLEFGKGVILIIKGSDSRNMTILQQPVSESLQPGDSVTLNCTIHTETCAGEHSVYWFRHGSGESHPGIIYTHGDRSDQCEKSPEAGSPTQSCVYNLPKRNLSLSDAGTYYCAVASCGEILFGNGTKLDVEDCGVDPQMEILVLLSIIRSGILLCCLIIIIIVYITRK